A window from Bacteroidales bacterium encodes these proteins:
- a CDS encoding sulfatase-like hydrolase/transferase, which produces MHNYTQHVWLLVKRFILLILLYFISRLFFYILNASYFNDISFLRLSKDFIYGTRFDIAAIVFTNFFMLAFLVPGTYKNHKIALVTADILFFTINSVAILSNLVDSKFFDFINKRSTTAIFSLMSGDTGVWKLIPRFMRDYWYIALSWVFLLVVMWKLRPVLPTVKLVREKMTLKSLGKQSAIFIFVALLMVLGARGTKLKPIGMADAASYTELKCVPLLINTPFSLIKTVENENLSEVNYYTPEELKKIYSPIHNNPVHGKFRKMNVVIFILESFSKEYCGYLGGLKGFTPNLDSILDQSLVFTNAYANGTQSYEAMPAIIAGIPSLMDRPYSGSNYADNIIESLPGLLKSRGYQASFFHGGNNGTMNFENFAHIAGIENYYGRKEYNDDRDYDGHWGIWDEPFLGYYARKLDSFREPFFSAVFTLSSHHPYSIPDKYAGKFRKGDLPVLQTIAYADFALGEFFKTACKMDWYNNTLFVFTADHAAQAINQTYNSTTGMFAIPIAFFSPSDSSLRGRNSETAQQIDIMPSVLDYLHYEGEYFAFGESLLNNTITHRSISYVNGVYQLIEDENVMQFDGKNVIAFYKKSQEGKVNLAVDPGGNSKEFGVMESHLKAILQTYKSCLIHNRMSVEQNMKATGENSF; this is translated from the coding sequence ATGCATAATTATACGCAACATGTATGGCTTCTTGTAAAAAGGTTCATACTGTTAATCCTCTTGTATTTCATTTCACGCCTGTTCTTTTATATTCTGAACGCATCGTATTTCAATGATATCAGTTTTCTGAGACTTAGCAAAGATTTTATCTATGGAACCCGGTTTGACATCGCGGCAATTGTTTTCACGAATTTTTTTATGCTAGCCTTCCTGGTTCCGGGTACTTACAAAAATCATAAAATTGCGCTCGTTACAGCGGATATCCTGTTTTTCACAATCAACTCGGTAGCTATTCTTTCAAACCTGGTCGATTCCAAATTCTTTGATTTCATTAATAAAAGATCCACAACAGCCATTTTCTCGCTCATGAGCGGTGATACCGGGGTGTGGAAGCTTATTCCCCGGTTTATGCGGGATTACTGGTATATAGCTTTGTCATGGGTATTTTTGTTGGTTGTGATGTGGAAATTAAGGCCTGTGCTGCCAACCGTGAAACTTGTACGTGAAAAGATGACTCTGAAATCACTTGGCAAGCAATCTGCTATTTTTATTTTTGTAGCTCTTCTTATGGTGTTGGGGGCAAGAGGGACCAAATTGAAACCTATCGGTATGGCAGATGCGGCAAGTTATACCGAACTGAAGTGTGTTCCCCTGCTGATCAATACGCCATTCTCACTGATTAAAACGGTTGAAAACGAAAATCTTTCAGAGGTTAATTATTATACACCGGAAGAGCTGAAGAAGATTTACTCCCCCATTCATAACAATCCTGTGCATGGTAAATTCAGAAAAATGAATGTGGTCATTTTCATTCTTGAAAGCTTTTCTAAGGAGTATTGCGGTTATCTGGGAGGATTGAAAGGATTCACGCCGAACCTTGATTCAATACTGGACCAATCGCTTGTTTTTACGAATGCCTATGCCAACGGTACGCAATCCTATGAAGCAATGCCGGCAATTATAGCGGGCATACCCAGTCTGATGGACCGCCCCTACAGCGGTTCAAATTATGCCGATAACATCATCGAAAGTCTGCCGGGTTTGCTTAAATCCAGGGGATACCAGGCATCTTTTTTTCATGGGGGAAACAATGGCACCATGAATTTTGAAAATTTTGCGCATATAGCCGGTATCGAAAACTACTATGGAAGGAAAGAATATAATGATGACCGCGATTACGACGGGCACTGGGGTATCTGGGACGAACCTTTCCTCGGGTATTATGCCCGCAAACTGGATAGTTTTCGCGAGCCGTTCTTTTCTGCTGTTTTTACTTTGTCATCACACCATCCTTATTCAATTCCTGATAAATATGCAGGCAAATTCAGAAAAGGCGATTTACCTGTTTTGCAGACGATAGCCTATGCCGATTTTGCGCTGGGTGAATTCTTTAAAACAGCCTGTAAGATGGACTGGTATAACAATACGCTGTTTGTTTTCACGGCCGATCATGCTGCCCAGGCTATAAATCAGACCTACAACAGCACAACCGGTATGTTTGCGATTCCCATTGCATTTTTCAGTCCCTCAGATTCATCCTTAAGGGGCAGAAATAGTGAAACGGCGCAACAAATTGATATCATGCCTTCGGTTTTGGATTACCTGCATTATGAGGGTGAGTACTTTGCATTTGGTGAAAGCTTGTTAAACAATACCATAACCCACCGGAGCATCAGCTATGTAAACGGCGTTTATCAGCTGATCGAAGATGAGAATGTAATGCAGTTTGATGGCAAAAACGTAATTGCTTTTTATAAAAAAAGTCAGGAAGGAAAGGTGAATTTAGCCGTTGATCCAGGCGGAAATAGTAAAGAATTCGGTGTAATGGAATCGCATCTGAAGGCGATTTTGCAGACTTATAAGAGTTGTTTAATTCATAACCGGATGAGCGTTGAGCAAAATATGAAGGCAACAGGGGAAAATTCCTTTTGA
- a CDS encoding sigma-70 family RNA polymerase sigma factor, with protein MICHFLMFLKLKKRSASPSWEQMTDEQLVSAYLDDGNKELIAILFDRYTHLVYGICLNYLQGSDQCKDAVMEIFESLFHKLTVHRVTNFRNWLYTVARNHCLMNIRKTGSFERAKTGLHAGGDDIEFPEYGSEEDELEYSKSIILSAVDQLNNEQATCIRLMYLDDKSYRDISGITGFTMNEVKSHIQNGKRNLKNYLLKQDGNAEI; from the coding sequence CTTAAACTTAAAAAACGGTCTGCTTCCCCGTCCTGGGAGCAAATGACGGATGAGCAACTGGTTTCCGCCTACCTTGATGACGGAAATAAAGAACTCATAGCTATTCTTTTTGACAGGTATACTCACCTTGTATATGGTATCTGTCTGAACTACCTTCAGGGCTCTGACCAGTGCAAAGATGCGGTTATGGAAATTTTTGAAAGCCTGTTCCATAAACTCACCGTTCATAGGGTTACGAATTTCAGAAACTGGTTATACACAGTGGCCCGTAATCATTGCCTTATGAATATCCGTAAAACCGGGTCATTTGAGCGGGCTAAAACGGGATTACATGCCGGAGGTGATGATATCGAATTTCCTGAATACGGTTCCGAAGAGGACGAACTTGAATATAGCAAGTCGATTATTCTATCTGCAGTTGACCAGCTCAACAATGAACAGGCCACCTGTATCAGGCTGATGTACCTGGATGATAAGAGCTACCGGGATATCTCGGGTATTACAGGCTTTACAATGAATGAGGTGAAAAGCCATATACAAAACGGCAAGAGGAATCTGAAAAACTATTTACTCAAACAGGATGGAAACGCGGAAATATAG
- a CDS encoding TIGR01212 family radical SAM protein (This family includes YhcC from E. coli K-12, an uncharacterized radical SAM protein.), which yields MEYLWGNNRRFNAYSDYMKRTFGGRVQKLTVDAGFTCPNRDGTRGTGGCTFCLNDAFNPSYCDNQKSVKQQLDEGITFHETRYKRAIHYLAYFQAYSNTHGSLEKMASLYEEALQTNGVIGLVIGTRPDCVDGEKLDYLARLAERYHIIIEYGIESVYDSTLNRVNRCHTFEEAVKAIEMTAERGLHAGGHIIFGLPGESHEDMMASAPILSSLPLTSIKFHQLQVFRGTRMEQEYIDHPQEFNFFSQEEYLSFIADYIEKFNPRIVIERIAGETPPRYAVIRPWGPRYDQILAEFEKLLEARDTWQGIYFK from the coding sequence ATGGAATATTTATGGGGTAATAACAGGCGGTTTAATGCCTATTCTGATTATATGAAACGGACATTCGGCGGTCGGGTTCAGAAACTTACCGTTGATGCCGGATTTACATGTCCCAACCGTGATGGAACCCGTGGAACAGGAGGCTGCACCTTTTGCCTGAACGATGCCTTTAATCCATCCTATTGTGACAATCAGAAGAGTGTAAAACAACAACTTGATGAAGGAATTACATTTCATGAAACACGATACAAACGTGCGATCCATTACCTGGCTTATTTCCAGGCTTATTCAAACACACACGGTTCTTTGGAAAAAATGGCATCGCTGTATGAGGAAGCCTTACAAACCAATGGTGTCATAGGACTTGTGATCGGAACCCGCCCGGATTGCGTGGATGGTGAAAAGCTGGATTACCTGGCCAGGCTTGCTGAACGCTATCATATCATAATTGAATACGGTATCGAATCGGTATATGACAGCACCCTGAATCGGGTTAACCGATGCCATACATTTGAAGAAGCAGTTAAAGCCATAGAAATGACTGCTGAAAGAGGCTTGCATGCGGGTGGTCATATTATTTTCGGTTTGCCGGGTGAAAGTCATGAAGATATGATGGCAAGTGCCCCGATCCTGTCTTCTTTACCATTAACCAGCATTAAATTTCACCAGTTGCAGGTTTTCAGGGGGACACGGATGGAACAGGAGTATATAGATCATCCGCAGGAATTCAATTTTTTCAGCCAGGAAGAGTATCTCAGCTTTATAGCTGATTATATTGAAAAGTTCAACCCCCGGATTGTAATTGAAAGAATTGCAGGTGAAACTCCTCCCCGTTATGCTGTCATAAGGCCATGGGGGCCCAGGTATGACCAGATTCTTGCAGAATTTGAAAAACTACTGGAAGCAAGGGATACATGGCAGGGAATATATTTTAAATAA
- a CDS encoding sodium:solute symporter family protein, whose translation MKLHYIDLGIIILYLIATIIIGYWVSKRASKNLQSYFLGGNSLPWYFLGVSNASGMFDIAGTMLLVYWLSLYGLKSIWIPWVWPVFNQIFLMVYLSAWLRRSNVMTGAEWIKTRFGTGTGATLSHIVVVIFALVSVIGFLSYGFKGIGKFTTAFLPPLVTNLETIAKHPQINENLYALILMAVTTFYVVKGGMFSVVITEVIQYGILTIAAVAIGIIAINHVSPDALNAVIPAGWKSVWFGWHVGLDWSHLSPAASPKLNAFSDWIAKDGYEMFGLFFMMMLFKGIFLSAAGPAPNYDMQRVLSTKSPSEASKMSSLVSVVLNPSRYFMVAGLTVLALVNFDKLYTGSLTSPDFESILPQVLATYVPVGLLGFLMAGLLAAFMSNFAATVNAAPAYIVNDIYKRYINPHASEKKYVKLSYISSMAVVVVGVGVGFLITSINNVVLWITAALWGGYTASNVLKWYWWRFNGFGYFWGMVAGLGAALVMPAFSHSGLSQFPITNNFNMNAFPIIFLVSIIGCVLGTLLSKPEDTEVLKKFYKSVRPWGFWKPIHKLVVQEDPSFKGNKDFKRDMFNVVIGICWQSALVAFPVFLVIREWKGFFGALVIVVITSVILKFSWWNKLKD comes from the coding sequence ATGAAGCTTCATTACATTGATCTCGGCATAATCATCCTGTACCTGATTGCCACGATCATCATTGGATACTGGGTATCCAAGCGTGCATCGAAGAACCTGCAATCGTATTTTCTGGGTGGTAACAGTCTGCCATGGTATTTTCTCGGCGTTTCGAATGCTTCCGGTATGTTTGATATCGCCGGAACCATGCTCCTTGTCTACTGGTTATCACTCTACGGTTTAAAGAGTATCTGGATTCCGTGGGTATGGCCTGTTTTCAACCAGATATTCCTTATGGTCTACCTCTCGGCCTGGTTGCGAAGATCGAATGTAATGACAGGGGCCGAATGGATAAAAACCCGTTTCGGAACCGGTACGGGTGCCACCCTTTCACATATAGTAGTCGTCATTTTTGCCCTTGTAAGTGTTATCGGCTTTTTATCCTATGGTTTCAAAGGAATCGGAAAGTTTACGACTGCCTTTTTACCCCCACTGGTTACCAATCTGGAAACAATTGCCAAACATCCACAGATCAATGAAAACCTCTATGCGCTCATACTTATGGCGGTTACAACCTTCTATGTGGTGAAAGGAGGTATGTTCAGCGTGGTTATCACTGAGGTTATCCAATACGGAATTCTCACCATTGCGGCTGTCGCGATCGGAATCATAGCCATCAACCATGTTTCTCCTGATGCCCTGAATGCAGTTATACCTGCTGGTTGGAAGAGCGTTTGGTTTGGATGGCATGTGGGACTCGACTGGAGTCACTTATCACCTGCGGCTTCACCAAAGCTAAATGCTTTCAGCGACTGGATTGCCAAGGATGGCTATGAAATGTTCGGCCTTTTCTTTATGATGATGCTTTTCAAGGGAATTTTCCTTTCTGCTGCAGGACCTGCTCCTAACTATGATATGCAACGTGTGCTGTCGACTAAAAGCCCCAGTGAAGCTTCAAAAATGAGTTCACTTGTAAGCGTTGTGCTTAACCCTTCTAGGTATTTCATGGTTGCCGGTCTAACAGTGCTGGCTCTTGTTAATTTCGACAAATTATATACCGGATCACTTACAAGTCCCGACTTTGAGAGTATCCTGCCACAGGTTCTCGCTACCTATGTGCCAGTGGGTCTCCTTGGTTTTCTGATGGCCGGATTGCTTGCTGCCTTTATGAGCAATTTTGCAGCCACTGTCAATGCCGCACCTGCTTATATTGTAAACGATATCTATAAAAGGTACATTAATCCCCATGCCAGTGAAAAGAAATATGTAAAGCTGAGTTATATTTCGTCCATGGCTGTTGTAGTTGTAGGTGTTGGTGTTGGTTTTCTGATCACTTCAATTAACAACGTAGTGCTTTGGATCACCGCTGCCTTATGGGGCGGCTACACTGCTTCCAACGTGCTGAAATGGTACTGGTGGCGTTTCAATGGATTCGGTTATTTCTGGGGTATGGTGGCAGGATTGGGTGCTGCGCTTGTTATGCCGGCTTTCAGTCACTCGGGTTTAAGCCAGTTCCCGATTACAAATAACTTCAATATGAATGCTTTTCCCATTATCTTCCTGGTTTCGATAATCGGTTGTGTTCTTGGAACACTTCTTTCAAAGCCTGAAGATACTGAGGTACTTAAGAAATTTTACAAATCAGTTCGTCCCTGGGGATTCTGGAAACCGATTCATAAACTCGTTGTTCAGGAGGATCCTTCTTTCAAGGGCAATAAAGATTTCAAACGCGACATGTTCAATGTGGTGATCGGAATCTGCTGGCAGTCTGCATTGGTTGCTTTCCCTGTATTCCTGGTGATCCGCGAATGGAAAGGATTCTTCGGAGCCCTGGTTATTGTGGTTATTACTTCGGTAATTCTCAAGTTCTCATGGTGGAATAAACTCAAAGATTAA
- a CDS encoding NUDIX domain-containing protein encodes MNKPIIPNLSVDCVIFGFDSEELNVLLVERTLTDKKTNSVIFSDYTLTGNHVQEGEDTDVAAVRILSNLIGYHDIYLEQFYAFGNPDRLKGRKDQMWIHSLGLNISDHVITVGYFSLIDSTTFSIGKHKEYNVKWFPVRNHPELGFDHEIILKKALERLQQKLKQEPIGFELLSEKFTLTQVQRLYEAILGTRFDPRNFRKKLSQMKYIIPLNEKQKAVRHKPAQLYIYSRDVYERTRKEKYSFLV; translated from the coding sequence ATGAATAAGCCGATAATTCCTAATCTTTCCGTTGACTGTGTCATCTTTGGCTTCGATTCAGAAGAATTGAATGTGCTTCTTGTAGAAAGAACATTAACTGATAAGAAGACAAATTCGGTCATATTTTCGGATTATACATTAACAGGTAATCATGTTCAGGAAGGTGAGGATACCGATGTGGCTGCCGTGAGAATTCTGAGCAACCTCATTGGTTATCATGACATCTATCTTGAGCAGTTCTATGCTTTCGGCAATCCCGACCGTCTTAAAGGCAGGAAAGACCAGATGTGGATACATAGCCTGGGCCTTAATATTTCCGATCATGTAATAACGGTCGGCTATTTTTCACTAATTGACAGTACTACTTTTTCAATAGGAAAACACAAAGAATACAATGTGAAATGGTTTCCTGTCAGAAATCATCCAGAGCTTGGTTTTGACCATGAAATCATACTGAAAAAAGCACTTGAAAGGCTTCAGCAAAAGCTAAAACAGGAGCCGATAGGGTTCGAACTGTTATCGGAGAAATTCACTCTTACGCAGGTTCAGCGGCTTTATGAAGCCATTCTGGGAACTCGTTTTGATCCCAGGAACTTCAGAAAGAAATTATCGCAGATGAAATACATCATACCACTGAATGAAAAGCAGAAAGCTGTAAGGCATAAACCGGCACAGCTTTATATTTACAGCCGTGATGTATATGAAAGGACAAGAAAAGAAAAATATAGTTTTCTGGTTTAA
- a CDS encoding sugar MFS transporter has translation MEKSVSKAIENASGNSKSYWLPMLIIGALFFIFGFVTWLNGTLIQFLQTACELTPFEASLVTLAFYIAYFFMALPSSFVLRRTGYKNGMALGLIIMAIGSVIFIPAAYSRMFGVFLTGLFVMGTGLALLQTAVNPYVTIIGPNESAAARISIMGICNKLAGFISPLVLTALVMHGMDKYTEDKLSLLDQIQKNAALNELAARLVGPYIIMAIALVLLGVMIKFSALPNKLDIDEDPDDSLAGFIKEIPQALKIPHLTLGFIGLFLYVGIEVIAGDSIGQYGKNLGLEFAPKLTSFTMAFMVIGYIIGIVLIPKYVKQATALRFSAIFGLIFSAGAIFSDEVKTNVFNSLFGWLNSIGLNIPVLPNSIFFVALLGLANALMWPSFWPLILNDLGKFTKMASALLVMGIIGGALIPPAYVALSQKIGFQPSLWIAIPIYLYILYYAVQGYKTGLKGNHLR, from the coding sequence ATGGAAAAATCTGTTAGTAAAGCCATTGAAAACGCATCCGGAAACAGCAAGAGCTACTGGCTGCCGATGCTGATCATTGGTGCTTTATTCTTCATTTTCGGGTTTGTTACCTGGCTCAATGGTACACTTATACAGTTTCTGCAAACTGCATGTGAACTCACACCTTTTGAAGCGAGTTTAGTGACCCTGGCATTTTACATTGCTTACTTCTTCATGGCTTTGCCGTCTTCATTTGTATTACGCAGAACAGGATATAAAAATGGAATGGCATTGGGATTAATCATTATGGCCATAGGATCAGTAATTTTCATTCCGGCGGCTTACAGCAGAATGTTTGGTGTTTTTCTTACCGGACTCTTTGTCATGGGTACCGGTCTCGCTTTACTTCAAACCGCTGTTAACCCATATGTTACAATCATTGGTCCCAATGAAAGTGCAGCTGCAAGAATTTCAATAATGGGAATTTGTAATAAACTTGCCGGTTTTATTAGTCCGTTAGTGCTTACGGCGCTTGTAATGCATGGAATGGATAAATACACTGAAGATAAATTGAGTCTGCTTGATCAAATACAAAAAAATGCAGCATTAAACGAACTAGCTGCCCGTTTAGTTGGTCCGTATATTATAATGGCAATAGCCCTTGTACTTTTAGGTGTAATGATAAAATTTTCCGCGCTGCCAAACAAGCTTGATATAGATGAGGATCCGGATGACAGTCTGGCAGGTTTCATTAAAGAAATACCACAGGCTTTGAAAATCCCTCATTTGACTTTAGGTTTTATCGGTCTTTTCTTATATGTAGGTATTGAAGTTATAGCAGGTGATAGTATAGGACAGTATGGAAAAAACCTCGGTTTAGAGTTTGCTCCTAAATTGACCTCCTTTACTATGGCCTTTATGGTAATTGGTTATATAATAGGCATAGTATTGATCCCCAAATATGTAAAACAGGCTACAGCGTTAAGGTTTTCTGCCATTTTTGGCTTGATTTTTTCAGCAGGTGCTATCTTCTCTGACGAAGTAAAAACAAACGTTTTTAATAGCCTTTTTGGTTGGTTGAATTCAATTGGACTGAACATTCCTGTTCTTCCGAATTCGATATTCTTTGTTGCACTTTTAGGTTTGGCAAATGCTTTGATGTGGCCTTCCTTCTGGCCCTTGATACTTAATGATCTGGGCAAGTTCACTAAAATGGCTTCTGCTCTTTTAGTTATGGGCATTATTGGTGGTGCCTTAATACCACCAGCTTATGTTGCTCTGTCTCAAAAGATAGGTTTCCAGCCATCATTATGGATCGCTATTCCTATTTATCTTTATATATTGTATTATGCTGTCCAGGGATATAAAACTGGATTAAAAGGAAATCATCTTCGGTAA
- a CDS encoding UvrD-helicase domain-containing protein: MKSDMPLLRVIRASAGSGKTFNLTLEYLRLLFAESDSFLHILAVTFTNKATEEMKSRILSELFLLSSGQPSGQLAGLAETTGLNEKQIRTKALVILKKILHRYSGFSVTTIDSFFQRIIRGFTRELGIQEGYSIELDTEVVLEEAIDRLLLQAENDKVLLSWLTQFAEYLIEKGESWNIRNGISDLGGEIFREEFKSLNDTSLKTFSDKEVLTHYRTHLHSIISSAEKHFKDSGVKAEKIIQSCNLTVSDFCNKNRGPAGFLLKLKTAGFTEPTATAREAVTCADKWHTASSPNKHAIQKAAAELIPIMQEVIDYYDEQARYYFTSKVILKNLYTLGILIDLSNLADTWCAENNTFLLPEAPVFLNRIIDGNDTPFIYEKAGCWYHHFMIDEFQDTSEMQWLNFKPLISNSLSQNFQNLAVGDSKQSIYRWRNSNWDILQTRVKSEFSDDVIEEITLKENWRSGKTIIEFNNHFFSEAAGILQKYFEQEMEGSGFNRNLSSIDSLYDGLLQKPGKPGSPGYVQIDHIEETGEDSYNDTVNQFTVNLIHELTRKGYHYRDIAVLTRKNSEARDLTDYILMNSGNNGEPAIRVISDEALQLGSSVVVNTIIAVFHYLSDPTEKTNRYYLGSLLQNYTASDVQSEQWIIPDEISTLKWLSAEELSHKESVYSQSLVELTEKIIKTLGLEKHSGERAYLMAFRDIIIDYSSKKGSDLVRFLEYWNEKGYKNSVSAPSEQDAVRIMTLHKAKGLEFAVTIIPYCNWELNSFNKSFLWCQPEVEPFNRLPLLPLNFTKELKNTIFEQDYFEEIHNQLIDNLNLLYVAFTRAKEALYICCKPCETEQMKTVSDLVRKIAGNKNFKTGELKGYESSDKQERSKEIDDIPKAPVSEIQTRIKIAFQGDLLIDPEVKKPFRPLNEGKILHDIFKQINIREDIITAVNKLHMQGTIASDEIQKYIQLIQHAMNDIQVAGWFSGDWHIMNEAEIILPEGKTKRPDRVMIKNNQTLIIDYKFGMKTDAVYETQLREYASLLKSMGYSHIESYIWYVKLGKIITVN; encoded by the coding sequence ATGAAATCTGACATGCCTTTGTTAAGGGTTATTCGCGCTTCTGCCGGTTCCGGTAAAACGTTTAATCTCACCCTGGAATATCTCAGGCTTTTGTTTGCCGAAAGCGATTCGTTTCTTCACATTCTCGCCGTTACGTTTACTAATAAGGCTACTGAAGAAATGAAAAGCCGTATTTTGTCAGAACTATTCCTGCTTTCATCCGGACAGCCATCGGGTCAGCTTGCCGGTCTTGCAGAAACCACAGGATTAAACGAAAAACAAATCCGCACAAAAGCCCTGGTTATTCTGAAAAAAATCCTTCACCGGTATTCCGGATTTTCTGTGACAACTATTGATTCGTTTTTTCAGCGGATTATACGTGGATTTACCCGGGAGCTAGGCATACAGGAAGGGTATTCGATTGAACTCGACACAGAAGTAGTTCTTGAAGAAGCTATTGACAGGCTTTTATTGCAGGCTGAAAATGACAAAGTGCTGCTTTCATGGCTTACCCAGTTTGCCGAGTACCTGATTGAAAAAGGAGAAAGCTGGAATATCAGGAACGGGATCTCCGATCTTGGCGGAGAAATATTCCGTGAAGAATTCAAAAGTTTAAATGACACATCGCTCAAAACTTTCAGTGATAAGGAAGTTTTAACCCATTACCGTACTCATCTGCATTCGATCATTTCATCTGCTGAAAAGCATTTCAAAGATTCCGGTGTAAAGGCAGAAAAGATAATTCAATCGTGTAATCTTACAGTTTCTGATTTTTGCAATAAAAACAGGGGGCCTGCAGGCTTCCTTTTAAAACTCAAAACTGCAGGATTCACAGAGCCAACAGCTACTGCCAGGGAGGCAGTTACCTGTGCCGATAAATGGCATACAGCCAGTTCACCAAACAAACATGCAATTCAAAAAGCCGCCGCTGAACTCATACCCATAATGCAGGAGGTGATTGACTACTATGACGAACAGGCAAGATATTATTTTACATCGAAGGTTATTCTGAAAAACCTGTATACACTGGGGATCCTTATCGATCTTTCAAACCTGGCCGATACCTGGTGCGCTGAAAACAACACGTTTCTGTTACCGGAAGCCCCGGTTTTTCTGAACCGTATCATTGACGGCAATGATACACCTTTTATATATGAAAAAGCCGGATGCTGGTATCATCACTTCATGATCGATGAATTCCAGGATACATCCGAAATGCAATGGCTCAACTTCAAACCTTTAATCAGCAACAGCCTTTCACAGAATTTTCAAAACCTGGCGGTTGGTGATTCCAAACAATCAATTTACAGGTGGAGAAACAGCAACTGGGACATCCTTCAGACACGCGTAAAAAGTGAGTTTTCAGATGATGTAATTGAAGAAATAACCTTAAAGGAGAACTGGAGATCGGGTAAAACCATCATTGAATTCAACAATCACTTTTTCAGCGAGGCAGCCGGAATTCTGCAGAAATATTTTGAGCAGGAAATGGAAGGTTCAGGTTTTAACAGGAATCTAAGTTCAATCGACAGCTTGTATGACGGACTTCTTCAAAAACCTGGAAAGCCGGGTTCTCCGGGATATGTTCAGATTGACCACATAGAAGAAACCGGGGAAGATTCATATAACGACACTGTTAATCAGTTTACAGTAAACCTTATTCATGAATTAACCCGGAAAGGATACCACTACAGAGACATTGCCGTCCTTACACGAAAGAATTCCGAAGCAAGAGATCTTACCGATTATATATTAATGAATTCGGGAAATAACGGAGAACCGGCTATCCGTGTAATTTCAGATGAGGCATTGCAGCTAGGCAGCTCGGTAGTTGTAAATACGATTATTGCTGTATTCCATTACCTTTCTGATCCCACGGAAAAAACAAACCGTTATTACCTGGGATCTTTATTACAGAATTACACTGCGAGTGATGTTCAATCAGAACAATGGATAATTCCGGATGAAATTTCAACCCTTAAATGGCTGTCTGCAGAGGAATTATCGCATAAGGAAAGTGTCTATTCGCAGTCCCTTGTTGAATTGACAGAAAAGATAATAAAGACACTGGGACTTGAAAAGCATTCAGGCGAACGCGCCTACCTGATGGCATTCAGGGATATCATTATTGATTATTCATCGAAAAAAGGAAGCGACCTTGTCCGTTTTCTCGAATACTGGAATGAGAAAGGCTATAAAAATTCAGTCTCGGCTCCTTCAGAACAGGACGCAGTAAGGATCATGACCCTGCATAAAGCAAAAGGTCTTGAATTTGCGGTTACGATCATCCCATACTGTAACTGGGAACTGAACTCCTTTAATAAATCCTTTCTCTGGTGTCAGCCGGAAGTCGAACCGTTTAACCGGTTGCCACTCTTACCATTGAATTTTACAAAAGAGTTAAAAAACACCATTTTTGAGCAGGATTATTTTGAGGAAATCCATAACCAGCTAATTGATAACCTGAATTTGTTGTATGTGGCATTTACGCGCGCAAAGGAAGCACTATACATATGCTGTAAACCCTGTGAAACAGAGCAGATGAAGACCGTGTCTGACCTTGTGAGGAAAATTGCGGGAAACAAAAACTTTAAAACAGGTGAGCTTAAAGGGTATGAATCGTCCGATAAACAGGAACGGTCAAAAGAAATCGATGATATACCCAAAGCCCCGGTTTCTGAAATACAGACGAGGATAAAAATTGCCTTCCAGGGTGACCTGCTTATTGATCCCGAAGTGAAAAAACCATTCAGGCCGTTAAATGAAGGAAAGATCCTGCATGATATTTTTAAACAGATAAACATTCGTGAGGATATAATCACCGCTGTAAACAAGCTCCATATGCAAGGTACAATTGCATCGGATGAGATTCAGAAATACATCCAGTTAATACAGCATGCCATGAATGACATCCAGGTTGCAGGTTGGTTCAGCGGCGACTGGCATATCATGAACGAAGCGGAGATTATCCTGCCTGAAGGAAAAACAAAGCGGCCTGACCGTGTGATGATTAAAAATAATCAAACCCTGATCATTGATTATAAGTTTGGCATGAAAACCGATGCTGTTTATGAAACCCAGCTCAGGGAATATGCTTCATTATTGAAAAGTATGGGATACAGCCATATAGAATCATACATCTGGTACGTTAAACTCGGTAAGATTATAACAGTTAATTGA